Below is a genomic region from Candidatus Zixiibacteriota bacterium.
GGAAACGGTATGAGCGCGGCGTTATCACCAACGGTGAGCGCTATAATCAGGTTATTGACATCTGGACCAAGACGACCTCGGAAGTCTCGGAAGTGATGTTTAACAACCTGGCGCGCGACCGTGAAGGATTCAATCCGGTATATATGATGGCTGATTCCGGCGCCCGCGGCTCCAAAGAGCAGATTCGCCAGCTGGCCGGCATGCGCGGCCTTATGGCGAAACCGCAGAAAAAAATCACCGGCGGCATTGGTGAAATTATCGAATCGCCGATTATTTCCAATTTCCGCGAAGGACTTTCGGTCATCGAATACTTCATTTCCACTCACGGCGCCCGTAAAGGCCTTGCCGATACCGCCCTGAAGACCGCTGACGCCGGCTATCTGACCCGGCGGTTGGTTGATGTCGCCCAGGATGTAATTATTACCGAGGACGACTGCGGGACCATTCTCGGCATCACCGTGACCGCCCTGAAAGAGGGAGAAGAAGTTATCGAATCACTCCGCGACCGCATTCTCGGTCGGGTTGTGCTGGAAGACGTCTTCGACCCGATATCCGATGAGATTATCGTAGAAGCCGGTCAGGAAGTGACCGAAGACCATGCCGCCCGCATCGAAGATGCCGGCGTTGACTCCGTCAGAATCCGCTCCGTGCTGACCTGCGAATCGAAGCGGGGCGTCTGCGCCAAGTGCTACGGACGTGACCTCGCTAACATGAAAATGGTCAATATCGGCGAAGCCGTCGGTGTCATCGCCGCCCAGTCTATCGGCGAGCCCGGCACCCAGCTGACGCTGCGAACCTTCCATATCGGTGGCGCCGCCGCCCGTATCGCCGCCCAGTCGAAAGTTGAGGCCAAATTCGGCGGCAATATCTGGTTCAGCGAAAAAGTCTCTTTCATGGAAAGACCCGACTCAACTCGAATTGTCACCAGCCGTGAAGGCGATATTGAAATCAGAGACAAGGAGGGACGTCCCCGGGCACGGATGAAAATCCCGTACGGCGCCATCCTCATGGTGGGCGACCGGCAGGAAATCGCCAAAGGGGATACTGTCTTCGAGTGGGACCCCTATTCCAACACTATCGTCTCCGAGTACGGCGGAAAAGTTGTCTTCAAAGATATCGTTCCGGAGCTCACCCTTCGTGAAGAACTCGATGAAACAACCGGTTTGATTCAGTCCATCATCGTCGAGGAAAGAGAGAAAACGCTCCTTCCCGAAATCAATGTAGTTGACCATAAAGGAAAAGAACTTGGAAGCTATCGGATTCCTACCGGGGCGCATCTGCTGGTCAGAGACGGCCAGGAGATTCCGGCCGGTGAATTTCTGGTTAAAATTCCGCGCGCCATCTCCAAGACGCGCGATATCACCGGCGGTCTCCCGCGTGTGGCGGAGCTCTTCGAATCGCGCCGTCCGCATAGCCCGGCCGTAATTTCCGAAGTGGATGGCATCATCCAGTTCGGAAAAATTGTCCGCGGTCAGCAGCAAGTCTTTGTCCATGGCGATGAAGGGGAAACCAAAGAATATCTGATTCCCCACGGTCGTCACCTCCATGTGCATGACGGCGACCGGGTCAGCGCCGGCGACCGGCTCTGCGAAGGCTCGATTGACCCGCACGATATTCTCCGGATTTCCGGCGTCAACCGCGTGCAGGAATACCTGGTCAATGAGATTCAGGAAGTTTATCGTTT
It encodes:
- a CDS encoding DNA-directed RNA polymerase subunit beta', translating into KRYERGVITNGERYNQVIDIWTKTTSEVSEVMFNNLARDREGFNPVYMMADSGARGSKEQIRQLAGMRGLMAKPQKKITGGIGEIIESPIISNFREGLSVIEYFISTHGARKGLADTALKTADAGYLTRRLVDVAQDVIITEDDCGTILGITVTALKEGEEVIESLRDRILGRVVLEDVFDPISDEIIVEAGQEVTEDHAARIEDAGVDSVRIRSVLTCESKRGVCAKCYGRDLANMKMVNIGEAVGVIAAQSIGEPGTQLTLRTFHIGGAAARIAAQSKVEAKFGGNIWFSEKVSFMERPDSTRIVTSREGDIEIRDKEGRPRARMKIPYGAILMVGDRQEIAKGDTVFEWDPYSNTIVSEYGGKVVFKDIVPELTLREELDETTGLIQSIIVEEREKTLLPEINVVDHKGKELGSYRIPTGAHLLVRDGQEIPAGEFLVKIPRAISKTRDITGGLPRVAELFESRRPHSPAVISEVDGIIQFGKIVRGQQQVFVHGDEGETKEYLIPHGRHLHVHDGDRVSAGDRLCEGSIDPHDILRISGVNRVQEYLVNEIQEVYRLQGVKINDKHIEVIVRQMLQKVRVTHAGDSNFLEGEQIDRNRFAEENARVIAEGGEPATFEPMLLGITRASLSTESFISAASFQETTKVLTEAAINGKIDRLLGLKENVIIGHLIPAGTGIQQYHNIEVIPEDDESGDGDQDKSIANIFQENT